The DNA segment CGGTGATGAGGAGCAGGTAGACTAAGAAGGCGATGCTGAGAGTTTGGACGATGAAGAATCCCGAGAATAGAGAGAGTGCGGGGAGGAAGCAATACACGACGAGGAAGAGGGAGGTGAAGGGGTAGATTCCAACGTTGAGGTATGCCAGACGCTGGAGAATCTTGAGGCGCTTGCTGGCAAGGAAAGCGTTGTTCTTGGAGAAGAAGATTTCCACTGAGCCTGTGGCCCATCTCAATACCTGGTGCAGTCGATCAGTGAGGTTAATTGGTGCTGATCCACGGAATGCATCTCGTTTTGTTATGCAGTACACTGAACGCCATCCACGGTTGTGCATGCGGTACCCTGTCACCACATCTTCTGTCACAGACCCGTAAATCCAACCCACTCTATCTCCCCATTCTGTCTTGTCCTCGTACCTGTTCGTACAACATGAATGATTAAATATCATGGTTTCATGGTTTCAAGGAAAAGAAAGCCAAAGTAGAAACAAGGTTTGTTTGAATGAGAAATATGTTACAAACCAGCAAGAAATGACGGATACGGCTTCTGCTACAGTAGTTGCATCAAGTGGTTCGCGAGGGATCCTAAGAACACCAGGTGGACGTCCATACTTGATGGCAGGGTGATCCGCCAAAGGACGACCTTGGAACTCTGCAACAGGTATGCTCTCAGACAACATGGTTGAATTACCAAATCGCTTAGGCAATAAGTTGACGTCAAGATTTGGATCAAACTCGCTAGCATCCATGGCGGGTGTTTCAGAGTCTTCACTCTTCTTAGCATCTTTCTTTTCCTCCACCTTGTCTACCATTGGAGGGTCAAATCCGTATAAAGCAAACCTCCTGAACATGCATCCGGTTCCCACATACACCGGACCTTGAACACCATCAAGGGCTCGCATGTTTCCGTCGAAGAACACGGTGTTGTGATTGGCATAACGATCCGAAGGGTCAATGCCTTCGAACCTCTGAGGGAACTGAATGTAGCATATGTCCTCGCCGCCTCTGTCCATCATGAAGCACATACCTTCCCGCACCGCCTTGCAATTGTAGATGTAATGGTCGCAGTCAAGGTTGAGAATAAATGGTCCGTTAGACAAAATTGCAGAAGCTCGAACTAATGCATTCATGGCACCAGCTTTCTTGTTGTGATCATAACCAGGTCGTTTCTCTCGAGAAACATATACAAACATTGGCAGCCTCGTATCCACTTCTTCAAAATCTATAATCTTTTCATCTGCAGTTCCCAACAGTGGATCTGGACTTGGTGGCTTTAACATCACCTATATCACATCACATGTGTGCAAGTTAAGCTATGAAATTATATGCAAATTACATGAGGTGGGTAGGTATGGTACCTGAAGTATTCCAGCATGATCACCTTTGGAATGTTCACTAGAAGGACTTGCCCAAGAACCAGGCCAGTGGGTGCCATCAGCCATCCATGTGGCCTTCAACACTTTGACAGTCTCGGTGGCGTCAGCGCCACTTTCTTTCAAATGTTTCATCATTTTCATCTCCTCTCTCGCATTAAAGGCATCAGATCTTCTCCTGATAGAATCTGGAAGCCCATTTATGCGTACCTTGAACTCGTCATACTCTCTTTTCACCCTCCTTCTGTCCTTCACAAAATCTGTTCTGCTTTTGTTCTTGGTGGGATCAACTTTCAAGCTGAAGTAACTATCTGGATTTCGTGGctcaattttgtgttttttacaAAAGGGAACCCATAAATCGGCAAAACTAGCAGCCTCAGCCATGGCTTCAAAAGTCAAGAGAGCACCTCCGTCATCAGAAAGGTAACATGCGACCTTCTCAACAGGGTAATCAACCGATAATATGGAAAGAATGGTATTAGCAGTGGTAAGAGGTGGCTCCTTCTCAGGATCTGCAGTGGACACAAAGATGTCCAAACCAGGTAAGTCAGATCGCCCTGTGGGATTTGATGGGGATGGACTATCAAACTTGTCAAAAAGGACCTCAAGATCAGTGGAACGATTCACAGGGCAAAGCTTCGGAACTTGATCTAGAATCCATGAAAAGGCAAACCATATCTCACAAGTAACTGACATGAGCCACAACCATATTGCATCATTATTTGGATGTGCCACTCTCCAGTGTAAAAAGAACATCAAAACTACCAATCGAACAGCAATTATCAACCTGAAA comes from the Phaseolus vulgaris cultivar G19833 chromosome 8, P. vulgaris v2.0, whole genome shotgun sequence genome and includes:
- the LOC137826966 gene encoding cellulose synthase-like protein D4: MSSMNRQPSKKSLRNSGGLTSGGSQGGSSSGGPSVKFAKRTSSGRYVSLSKDDMDMNSDVSGDYMNYTVHIPPTPDNQPMDSTSVAMKAEEQYVSNSLFTGGFNSVTRAHLMDKVIDSEVTHPQMAGSKGSACSICDGRVMRDERGHDITPCECRFKICRDCFIDAQKESGLCPGCKEPYKVGEYEEDLNDYPTNGALPLPAPNGSKGSSSNMSVMKRNQNAEFDHNKWLFETSGTYGVGNAYWPQDEFDEDGDDAVRTGMLDQEKPWKPLSRKIPIPSGIISPYRLIIAVRLVVLMFFLHWRVAHPNNDAIWLWLMSVTCEIWFAFSWILDQVPKLCPVNRSTDLEVLFDKFDSPSPSNPTGRSDLPGLDIFVSTADPEKEPPLTTANTILSILSVDYPVEKVACYLSDDGGALLTFEAMAEAASFADLWVPFCKKHKIEPRNPDSYFSLKVDPTKNKSRTDFVKDRRRVKREYDEFKVRINGLPDSIRRRSDAFNAREEMKMMKHLKESGADATETVKVLKATWMADGTHWPGSWASPSSEHSKGDHAGILQVMLKPPSPDPLLGTADEKIIDFEEVDTRLPMFVYVSREKRPGYDHNKKAGAMNALVRASAILSNGPFILNLDCDHYIYNCKAVREGMCFMMDRGGEDICYIQFPQRFEGIDPSDRYANHNTVFFDGNMRALDGVQGPVYVGTGCMFRRFALYGFDPPMVDKVEEKKDAKKSEDSETPAMDASEFDPNLDVNLLPKRFGNSTMLSESIPVAEFQGRPLADHPAIKYGRPPGVLRIPREPLDATTVAEAVSVISCWYEDKTEWGDRVGWIYGSVTEDVVTGYRMHNRGWRSVYCITKRDAFRGSAPINLTDRLHQVLRWATGSVEIFFSKNNAFLASKRLKILQRLAYLNVGIYPFTSLFLVVYCFLPALSLFSGFFIVQTLSIAFLVYLLLITVCLVALAILEVKWSGVELEQWWRNEQFWLISGTSAHLAAVVQGLLKVMAGIEISFTLTTKSGGEDEEDIYADLYIVKWSSLMVPPIVIAMMNIIGIAVAFSRTIYSANPQWSKFIGGAFFSFWVLAHLYPFAKGLMGRRGKTPTIVFVWSGLIAITLSLLWVAINPPQGADGQGVGGDFQFP